The Nocardia arthritidis genome has a window encoding:
- a CDS encoding thioredoxin family protein, producing the protein MALESLMVPLGTPLPEFSLPDLDGALHTGADYADGPGLLVAFVCNHCPYVKHIEAAFGELAGAMEAMPVVAICTNDAAAYPDDAPLQLRDQAIRAGWTFPYLIDETQDVGRAFHAACTPDFFLYDANLELAYRGAFDESTPGNGKPVTGADLHAAVEAVLAGKPVPEPHRPSMGCSIKWR; encoded by the coding sequence ATGGCCCTCGAATCGCTGATGGTGCCGCTCGGCACCCCGCTGCCCGAATTCTCGCTGCCCGATCTCGATGGCGCGCTACACACCGGCGCCGATTACGCGGACGGGCCCGGATTGCTGGTCGCATTCGTCTGCAACCACTGTCCGTACGTAAAACATATCGAGGCGGCGTTCGGCGAACTAGCGGGCGCCATGGAGGCGATGCCGGTGGTGGCGATCTGCACCAACGATGCCGCCGCCTACCCCGACGACGCGCCGCTGCAGCTGCGCGATCAGGCGATCCGCGCCGGTTGGACCTTCCCCTATTTGATCGATGAGACCCAGGACGTCGGCCGCGCGTTCCATGCGGCGTGCACCCCCGATTTCTTCCTCTACGACGCGAACCTCGAACTCGCCTACCGCGGCGCCTTCGACGAATCCACCCCGGGCAACGGCAAGCCGGTGACCGGCGCCGATTTGCACGCGGCCGTCGAGGCGGTGCTGGCCGGTAAGCCGGTACCGGAACCGCACCGGCCCAGCATGGGCTGTTCGATCAAGTGGCGCTGA
- a CDS encoding tetratricopeptide repeat protein, translated as MADRLALVIGSECANFGRLGFTAELAEALLRALTELGGWRPVGDGPVLDPTVAELKTRLKAAFQQADRCAATLLIAFIGHGFTTGRDDFFLLAHDSELPLDYESGLHLVDEVTRQLTNTGSLDGLIVLVDACEAGPGVLDAGRKWVPLLEQGSGRMELLAASDRGDAYDGCFTRTMLRTFETGLPGSGSNLLCAELAPELNAACSSQTPRHLSFNGTQVARGDLGLWLVPNRARSRDAVTGRPAAGLVDHLVRTVSLTDAVRDTLADLVESGDRLQVLTGPAGAGKSTLLSLLIRPGLVAELSGVNAEFVTAAVFLDVSSTVETMHAELVEQLETRFGAEFRDARQAVLDELVDRERFSAFETDIVRPLHRMQRPGRRIRLVIDGLDQPDEGCRNSVIEAVGVLSGDERLRQVRVIVGVRSGTEIAEHPDLAHARRFRLAPPSGGEILSDLIRTRAPMPREIIPMLGRLHDDLGGGWLIARLVTEIDWNGSDSEMDGLDSLVARRFEAAARRRPTWVIVELAALLAAVGVGPTAPLRLIHAALAQLGESVSLSHLRDVVVDLGVLVARGHPGQDGELVGLAHHAFTEPLARVVSACLPGVILQAQRALSDVLDVRGALRSGVLGRRSTGAGAPAGAAVLERPAPTGDYGAVAAAVGREGVSQVVPAADGYARPPWRRVRSSNRAARRRAKVAHFIEPRPWDDEFADYAQHSGPRHLIECGDHQRAIAFLDAADSQRRAVDNRMAWESWLSVFENALPLDHSAVLTARSRLARWTGYAGEPHRAREMCADLADYCAQTLGPDHPQTLLARAQLADWYGQTSEPARAAAIFIELLPRLERAGDIREVLRARMSLGFWTGQTGDSAGAREHYAAVLPAMERIFGRSHPEVLNARDHYARWIGETGDPRRARRMMTRLVPRCRTRLGRTHNTTLWAMHNLALWTAACGDAASAIELYRRVIAVRDEVSGTEHPSTIATKLALARLYAANGNYSAALEVGARLPEIWDRTYGPADPVTVAATREVAEWTEKLSAT; from the coding sequence ATGGCCGACAGGTTGGCGCTGGTTATCGGATCGGAATGCGCGAATTTCGGCAGGCTCGGTTTCACCGCCGAACTGGCGGAGGCGCTGCTGCGGGCGCTGACCGAGCTCGGCGGCTGGCGGCCGGTCGGCGACGGCCCGGTGCTCGACCCGACGGTCGCGGAATTGAAGACCCGCCTCAAAGCCGCCTTCCAGCAAGCGGATCGGTGCGCGGCGACGCTGCTGATCGCCTTCATCGGGCACGGCTTCACCACCGGACGCGACGACTTCTTCCTGCTGGCACACGATTCCGAGCTTCCGCTCGACTACGAGAGCGGCCTGCACCTGGTGGACGAGGTCACCAGGCAGCTGACCAACACCGGTTCGCTGGACGGGCTGATCGTGCTCGTAGACGCGTGTGAGGCGGGCCCCGGCGTGCTGGACGCCGGCCGTAAATGGGTGCCACTGCTCGAACAGGGTTCGGGCCGAATGGAATTGCTGGCGGCCTCCGATCGGGGCGACGCGTACGACGGCTGCTTCACCCGAACCATGCTGCGCACCTTCGAAACCGGGCTGCCGGGCAGCGGATCCAATCTGCTGTGCGCCGAACTGGCGCCGGAGCTGAACGCGGCCTGTAGCTCGCAGACGCCGAGGCACCTGTCGTTCAACGGGACCCAGGTGGCTCGCGGCGACCTCGGGCTCTGGCTGGTTCCCAACCGGGCCAGGTCCCGCGATGCGGTAACCGGAAGGCCCGCAGCGGGTTTGGTCGATCATCTGGTGCGCACCGTATCGCTGACCGACGCCGTGCGGGATACGCTGGCGGATCTGGTCGAATCCGGCGATCGGCTACAGGTGCTGACGGGCCCGGCGGGTGCGGGCAAGTCGACGCTGCTCTCACTGCTCATCCGGCCGGGACTGGTCGCCGAACTGAGCGGGGTGAATGCCGAATTCGTCACGGCCGCAGTGTTTCTCGATGTTTCCAGCACGGTCGAGACGATGCACGCCGAGCTGGTGGAACAGCTGGAGACCAGGTTCGGCGCGGAGTTTCGCGATGCGCGGCAGGCGGTGCTCGACGAGCTGGTCGACCGGGAACGCTTCAGCGCGTTCGAGACCGATATCGTGCGGCCGTTGCACCGAATGCAGCGGCCGGGAAGGCGGATCAGGCTGGTGATCGACGGTCTCGACCAACCGGACGAAGGATGCCGGAATAGTGTTATCGAAGCGGTGGGCGTCTTGTCCGGTGACGAGCGGTTGCGCCAGGTGCGGGTGATCGTCGGGGTACGTTCCGGCACCGAGATCGCCGAACATCCGGATCTGGCGCACGCGAGGCGGTTTCGATTGGCCCCGCCCTCGGGGGGCGAGATCCTGAGTGACCTGATTCGCACCCGCGCTCCGATGCCGAGGGAAATCATCCCCATGCTCGGTCGATTACACGACGACTTAGGCGGCGGATGGCTGATAGCCCGGCTTGTCACCGAAATCGACTGGAATGGAAGCGATTCCGAGATGGATGGGCTGGATTCGCTGGTGGCGCGGCGATTCGAGGCCGCTGCGCGACGCCGACCAACATGGGTGATTGTTGAGTTGGCCGCATTGCTCGCGGCAGTGGGGGTCGGCCCGACCGCCCCATTGCGATTGATCCATGCGGCGCTGGCCCAGCTCGGAGAATCGGTCTCCCTATCCCATTTACGCGATGTCGTGGTCGATCTCGGTGTTCTGGTGGCGAGGGGACATCCCGGACAGGACGGGGAGTTGGTCGGGTTGGCCCATCACGCGTTCACCGAGCCGCTGGCGCGGGTGGTGTCCGCGTGCCTACCGGGCGTGATACTCCAGGCGCAACGAGCGTTGTCCGATGTGCTCGATGTCCGTGGCGCACTACGGAGCGGTGTTCTCGGACGCAGGAGTACTGGGGCTGGGGCGCCCGCAGGCGCCGCGGTCCTGGAGCGCCCAGCGCCCACTGGGGACTATGGTGCCGTTGCGGCCGCTGTGGGGCGGGAGGGCGTCAGCCAGGTGGTGCCCGCTGCAGACGGGTACGCGCGACCACCGTGGCGTCGCGTGCGTTCGTCGAATCGGGCGGCGCGACGCAGGGCGAAGGTCGCCCATTTCATCGAACCTCGCCCGTGGGACGACGAATTCGCCGATTACGCACAGCATTCGGGCCCGCGTCACCTGATCGAATGCGGAGACCACCAGCGCGCCATAGCGTTTCTGGATGCCGCCGATTCGCAACGGCGCGCCGTCGACAATCGCATGGCGTGGGAGAGTTGGCTCTCCGTTTTCGAAAACGCACTGCCACTAGACCATTCCGCCGTGCTCACCGCCCGCTCACGGTTGGCCCGGTGGACCGGCTACGCGGGTGAACCGCACCGCGCCCGCGAGATGTGCGCCGACCTCGCCGACTACTGTGCGCAGACGCTCGGCCCCGACCATCCGCAAACACTGCTCGCACGAGCACAACTCGCCGACTGGTACGGCCAAACCAGCGAACCCGCCCGCGCCGCCGCGATATTCATCGAGCTGTTGCCGCGGCTGGAGCGGGCCGGTGACATACGCGAAGTCCTGCGCGCCCGAATGAGTTTGGGTTTCTGGACCGGTCAGACCGGTGACAGCGCCGGTGCGCGCGAACATTACGCCGCCGTATTGCCGGCTATGGAGCGAATATTCGGCCGCAGCCATCCCGAGGTGCTGAATGCCCGCGACCACTATGCCCGCTGGATCGGTGAAACGGGCGATCCGCGCCGTGCGCGGCGGATGATGACGCGACTGGTGCCGCGGTGCCGCACTCGGCTCGGCCGGACACACAACACCACGCTCTGGGCCATGCACAATCTGGCGCTGTGGACCGCGGCCTGCGGTGACGCCGCCTCGGCCATCGAGTTGTACCGGCGGGTGATCGCGGTGCGCGATGAGGTCTCCGGCACCGAACATCCCTCGACGATCGCCACGAAGCTCGCGCTCGCCCGCCTGTATGCCGCGAACGGAAACTATTCCGCCGCACTGGAAGTCGGCGCGCGGCTGCCCGAGATCTGGGACCGCACCTACGGTCCGGCGGATCCGGTCACCGTCGCCGCGACGCGGGAGGTCGCCGAATGGACCGAAAAGCTCAGCGCCACTTGA
- a CDS encoding lipase family protein, translated as MATIVLVHGIAQEQESADTLEDRWLPGLAGGVRAHGAPELADRLWRNRSPGDIEARMAFYGDRFLVRGAQGVGIGDLDEEQLALMERLAELWLANAAEYAEDARDRGAARRYTAPPPSNAQGAAALLRPALNGLVRLRWFAPFGIGLAEKFVWRALSQVSRYFTDESLRAHAQDQVLAHIGPETRLVIGHSLGSVVAYEALHRTDHRVALLTLGSPLGLRTVVYDRLRPQPPSVPKSVVGWHNLVDRDDLVAAHLDLAPYFPAHSGAGIAPVTPESVDNGAKPHDSTHYLTKAVTGGIVASALLAG; from the coding sequence GTGGCAACCATCGTGCTGGTGCACGGCATCGCCCAGGAGCAGGAATCCGCCGACACGCTGGAGGACAGGTGGCTGCCCGGGCTGGCGGGCGGGGTGCGTGCGCACGGCGCGCCCGAGCTGGCGGATCGGCTGTGGCGCAATAGATCTCCCGGTGATATCGAGGCGAGGATGGCCTTCTACGGCGATCGTTTCCTGGTGCGGGGCGCCCAGGGCGTCGGCATCGGCGACCTGGACGAGGAACAACTCGCGCTGATGGAACGGCTCGCCGAGCTCTGGTTGGCCAATGCCGCCGAGTACGCCGAGGACGCCCGCGATCGCGGCGCCGCGCGACGATATACCGCCCCACCGCCATCGAATGCGCAGGGTGCGGCGGCGCTATTGCGTCCCGCGCTCAACGGCTTGGTCCGGCTGCGCTGGTTCGCACCGTTCGGCATCGGGCTCGCGGAGAAATTCGTATGGCGGGCGCTGTCCCAGGTGAGCCGCTATTTCACCGACGAATCCCTGCGCGCGCACGCCCAGGATCAGGTGCTCGCGCACATCGGTCCGGAGACCAGGCTGGTGATCGGTCACTCGCTGGGTTCGGTGGTGGCCTACGAGGCGCTGCACCGGACCGATCACCGGGTCGCGCTCTTGACGCTCGGCTCACCACTCGGCCTGCGCACGGTCGTATACGACCGGCTGCGACCGCAGCCGCCATCGGTACCGAAATCCGTTGTCGGCTGGCACAATCTGGTCGACCGCGACGATCTGGTCGCCGCCCATCTCGATCTGGCGCCCTACTTCCCGGCGCATTCCGGTGCCGGAATCGCCCCTGTTACACCGGAATCCGTCGACAACGGCGCGAAACCACATGACTCCACCCACTATCTGACCAAGGCGGTCACCGGCGGCATCGTCGCGAGCGCGCTTCTCGCGGGGTAG